In Bdellovibrionales bacterium, the following proteins share a genomic window:
- a CDS encoding cyclic nucleotide-binding domain-containing protein encodes MREGDRHDFDNFRPKLVTGRVTPQGAKLVFESEKKHRQIILPIELADLLILCNGQRSMREIVEKIYKRQGVVHFKTIFGAVYRLKEKGFFENGSELHYSKSNSRFIDSGKSIFYRPLAEIYFGQRISNEGTHPLVFYFISITTITLAILGMQSMDSEFLNVKFLRVEGSYALGVLYVFGLSSILLSAKSLLKTLLLLFLAGKAYNFRLVFGLLGTYLKVGNESLFLVTNRLYLTIFHGSLILCYFSFIYGIHLLAPNSEFFDQSVFVAAVLALIELNPFYSESEISLYFKALWDDDGLNQVTHYYRDKNIFSLLHDEIYLSPQSGALAPYAYLAAAWLSVSAISVWRVFVENYSLVIYSFQTEPAGEKAGALAFVGLMLFSIFSLLKYLMLSLGTSMEILLKSTYRKLVAHHKVKDSGVATADNLIYIVRDLPLLSCFSESLLRKILDGSKLRHFPTGSCIILQGDIGHHLYVLLRGTLSVHRSIESREEFVSEILPPSIFGEIAVIEQVKRTSTVIAEEGSDVLEIPGDLIRSVSNESQYVREIGDFKNAIMVSQFFSSAPMFRHLPEDIVQLFLSKGLIEVFSANEIIYHQGSKGDGFYLLVRGTVGVVINGILIKKIRQGGFFGEISSVADISRTASIVALENVLVLKINNEGFWDIITQNIEMAMFIETVSETRIQEDIEILRGKPSTSQSRAS; translated from the coding sequence ATGAGAGAAGGTGATCGCCATGATTTCGACAATTTTCGTCCGAAACTGGTAACGGGCCGAGTGACTCCGCAGGGCGCAAAGTTAGTTTTTGAATCAGAAAAAAAACATCGACAGATTATACTTCCGATCGAGCTAGCTGATCTCCTTATTCTCTGTAACGGTCAGCGTTCAATGAGGGAAATAGTTGAGAAGATATACAAGCGGCAAGGTGTGGTTCATTTTAAAACTATTTTTGGAGCTGTTTACCGACTCAAGGAGAAGGGTTTTTTTGAGAACGGATCAGAGCTGCATTATTCCAAATCGAATTCCAGGTTCATTGATTCGGGAAAATCAATATTTTATCGTCCTTTGGCTGAGATTTATTTTGGCCAAAGAATCAGCAATGAAGGGACACACCCACTGGTTTTTTATTTCATATCGATAACGACCATAACTCTTGCTATTCTTGGCATGCAGAGTATGGATTCGGAATTTTTGAATGTTAAGTTTCTAAGGGTTGAAGGAAGTTATGCGTTAGGTGTTCTTTATGTCTTCGGGCTATCGAGTATTTTGCTGAGCGCTAAATCACTTCTGAAGACTCTTCTGTTACTTTTTTTGGCTGGAAAGGCTTACAATTTCCGTCTTGTTTTCGGTTTACTGGGAACCTATTTAAAGGTTGGGAATGAATCGCTATTTCTGGTTACGAATCGGTTGTATCTTACTATTTTTCACGGCAGCCTAATCCTGTGTTATTTCTCTTTCATCTATGGGATTCATTTGCTTGCGCCTAATTCTGAATTCTTTGATCAATCCGTATTTGTTGCGGCGGTTCTTGCTCTGATTGAGCTCAATCCGTTTTACAGTGAGAGCGAAATCTCTCTTTATTTTAAAGCCCTATGGGATGACGATGGTCTTAATCAAGTCACCCACTATTACAGGGACAAGAATATTTTTAGTTTATTACATGATGAAATCTATCTAAGTCCACAGAGTGGCGCACTCGCTCCTTACGCGTATTTAGCGGCAGCCTGGCTTTCCGTTTCTGCAATATCTGTTTGGCGCGTGTTTGTGGAAAACTACAGTTTAGTTATCTATAGCTTCCAGACTGAGCCGGCAGGAGAAAAGGCCGGAGCACTGGCCTTTGTGGGGCTCATGTTATTTTCAATTTTTAGCCTCTTGAAATATCTCATGTTGAGTCTTGGGACGTCCATGGAGATTCTGCTAAAGTCCACGTACCGTAAGTTGGTAGCTCATCATAAAGTGAAGGACAGTGGTGTTGCGACAGCTGATAATTTGATCTATATTGTACGAGATCTTCCTCTTCTGTCTTGTTTTTCTGAGTCGCTACTGAGAAAAATATTGGATGGAAGTAAATTGCGACATTTTCCAACTGGAAGTTGCATAATTCTACAGGGTGACATTGGACACCATCTTTACGTTCTTTTGAGAGGTACTTTGTCTGTTCATAGAAGTATCGAAAGCAGGGAAGAATTTGTTAGTGAAATTTTGCCACCATCGATTTTTGGTGAAATTGCGGTGATTGAGCAGGTCAAAAGAACTTCAACAGTTATTGCTGAAGAGGGAAGTGATGTTTTAGAAATTCCAGGAGATCTGATTCGTTCAGTGAGCAACGAATCTCAATACGTGAGAGAGATTGGTGATTTTAAAAATGCGATCATGGTCTCTCAGTTTTTCTCAAGTGCACCGATGTTTCGCCACCTTCCAGAAGATATTGTTCAATTGTTCTTGAGCAAGGGGCTGATTGAAGTTTTTTCCGCAAACGAGATAATCTATCATCAAGGGAGCAAAGGAGATGGGTTTTATCTTTTGGTTCGAGGTACAGTGGGCGTCGTCATCAACGGAATTCTGATCAAGAAAATTCGTCAAGGAGGCTTTTTTGGTGAGATTTCTTCTGTTGCAGATATTTCCCGAACGGCCTCAATCGTGGCTTTGGAGAACGTCTTGGTTCTGAAGATAAATAATGAGGGCTTTTGGGATATCATCACTCAAAATATAGAAATGGCGATGTTTATCGAAACAGTGAGTGAAACTCGCATTCAAGAAGACATAGAGATTTTGAGAGGAAAACCCTCAACCTCCCAGTCCCGAGCCTCT
- a CDS encoding penicillin-insensitive murein endopeptidase: MNWRMTFFYFLGGALFLFIGACTPKTTTPKLDKLRPGDSRDLAGPTNANIGEEEFTDQSGSVFLYPALPESSDNGAGGIAGTTSSKDTLRFVKPSIFFDKRNREIELRVTIETEGEKIPLFLRGRVGAQGRADLEETQTTDLGSRLRAIAQCIDSTKCQSIYVDVYYRENGVNRRKQFISDENDKQMKFDLPNVFPNDHKVKPEKLETPQADQIPIVSGCDDYTGCAGEFVGYKVDSKFYEEVRDLGKPKERDPPSKKSLPPESVPASKGVAETGDKSGNGAKEPIDRIDVIGESPEAPRSRGPHPAPTSPDPTFSPKGNQPVVKDSDFVKSDERRKSEGTTVTGVSETLPDKDGHSHRVNGTFLEENDLKLGAQSKGLPYFVCFSRCGTNRCLKQTCSKNDRRLEGGSISESGSGPNFLDEPENGEFEIIDLRREQHYGSGLLVAIIKKVSLRFQEMYGNRDVVRVNALSKKGGGKLGSHSSHQNGLDADIVYIGESKWGTVLDKRGDVKKDFDTEKNYQFFKMLVATGYVNRIFVDKKIKKRMCGWVKSQGLMDEAKDVLIALRSHDGHDDHFHLRLKCSPYYPLCRDQTLPHGTECS; encoded by the coding sequence ATGAATTGGCGAATGACATTTTTCTATTTTTTAGGTGGGGCTCTTTTTCTATTTATTGGGGCCTGTACGCCAAAAACGACCACACCAAAACTGGATAAGCTTAGACCAGGCGATTCAAGGGACCTGGCCGGACCAACAAACGCAAATATTGGTGAAGAGGAATTTACAGATCAGAGTGGATCAGTTTTTCTCTATCCCGCCTTGCCGGAGAGTTCTGACAATGGAGCTGGCGGAATCGCCGGGACAACAAGCTCGAAGGATACTCTCAGGTTTGTGAAACCTTCAATTTTTTTCGACAAACGAAATCGGGAAATAGAGTTGCGTGTAACAATTGAAACGGAAGGTGAAAAGATCCCGTTGTTTCTGAGGGGAAGAGTTGGAGCTCAAGGGCGTGCGGACCTTGAAGAAACGCAAACGACGGATTTGGGTTCTCGTCTGCGCGCAATAGCTCAGTGTATTGATTCGACAAAGTGTCAATCAATTTATGTTGATGTTTACTATCGAGAGAATGGAGTTAACCGAAGAAAGCAATTCATTAGTGATGAGAATGACAAGCAAATGAAGTTTGATCTGCCCAATGTCTTTCCAAATGACCATAAGGTCAAACCTGAAAAGTTGGAAACTCCTCAGGCCGACCAGATCCCAATTGTTTCAGGTTGTGACGACTACACTGGCTGTGCGGGCGAATTTGTTGGTTATAAAGTTGACTCCAAGTTTTATGAAGAGGTCAGGGATTTGGGAAAGCCGAAAGAGAGAGATCCTCCGTCGAAGAAATCTCTCCCACCTGAAAGCGTCCCCGCATCTAAAGGTGTAGCTGAAACAGGGGATAAATCTGGCAATGGTGCGAAGGAACCGATCGATCGGATTGACGTGATTGGTGAGTCCCCTGAGGCCCCTCGGAGCAGAGGACCGCATCCAGCTCCGACATCTCCTGATCCAACTTTTTCGCCAAAGGGAAATCAGCCAGTAGTCAAAGATAGCGATTTTGTCAAGAGTGATGAAAGGCGGAAAAGTGAAGGTACGACAGTCACAGGTGTGAGTGAGACTTTACCTGATAAAGATGGCCATTCACATCGGGTGAATGGAACTTTTCTTGAGGAGAATGATTTAAAATTGGGAGCTCAAAGCAAGGGATTGCCCTATTTCGTGTGTTTTTCGCGTTGTGGGACGAATCGCTGCCTCAAGCAAACCTGTTCGAAGAATGATCGTCGCTTGGAAGGCGGATCTATCTCCGAATCTGGCTCTGGTCCAAATTTTCTCGATGAGCCTGAGAATGGGGAATTCGAAATCATTGATTTGAGAAGGGAACAGCACTATGGATCCGGACTATTGGTTGCTATCATTAAGAAGGTGAGCCTTCGGTTTCAAGAGATGTATGGGAACAGGGATGTTGTTCGGGTGAACGCGCTCAGCAAGAAGGGAGGAGGAAAGTTGGGTAGCCACTCCTCCCATCAAAATGGTCTTGATGCCGATATCGTTTATATCGGGGAATCAAAATGGGGAACCGTTTTGGATAAAAGGGGGGATGTCAAAAAGGATTTTGATACAGAAAAAAATTATCAGTTTTTCAAAATGTTGGTTGCAACCGGTTACGTCAACCGGATTTTTGTAGATAAAAAAATAAAAAAGAGAATGTGCGGATGGGTTAAATCTCAAGGGCTCATGGATGAAGCAAAGGATGTACTCATAGCCTTGAGATCTCATGATGGTCACGACGACCACTTTCATTTGCGCTTGAAATGCTCGCCCTATTACCCATTGTGCCGGGATCAAACACTTCCACATGGCACTGAATGTAGCTGA
- a CDS encoding PilZ domain-containing protein translates to MLKSKNGGTIQDVIDLSQSMAVADLEIESFFRRDTGKSFVVSSKDPIDFGTQVRQVGRDSDDKVVENNQTIELEDVESVGERRLYDRKALITSILVRINSSELTTVVSGYLGNLSLSGIGLVTQSEILQKGDVADLEMLIGSVSITMKVLVVKKDLSEYKSPSYLYGLRIIKMNVLARSCIESLLAEAQTTLED, encoded by the coding sequence TTGCTTAAATCAAAAAATGGCGGGACTATTCAGGATGTTATTGATCTCAGTCAGAGCATGGCAGTGGCCGATCTAGAGATAGAGAGTTTTTTCCGCCGTGATACGGGCAAATCTTTCGTTGTATCTTCCAAGGACCCGATTGATTTTGGCACACAGGTAAGACAGGTTGGTCGGGATAGTGACGACAAAGTGGTAGAAAATAATCAGACAATCGAGTTGGAGGATGTAGAGTCTGTTGGTGAGCGCCGACTTTACGACCGCAAAGCATTGATCACATCAATTTTAGTTCGCATTAATTCTTCTGAATTGACGACAGTGGTGTCTGGATATTTGGGAAATTTAAGTTTGTCTGGCATTGGCTTGGTAACTCAGTCTGAAATTTTGCAAAAGGGAGATGTGGCAGATTTAGAAATGTTAATTGGATCTGTCTCAATCACGATGAAAGTCTTGGTAGTGAAAAAGGATTTGTCTGAATACAAATCTCCTTCTTATCTTTACGGGCTTCGAATTATCAAAATGAATGTATTGGCTCGATCATGCATTGAAAGTCTCTTAGCAGAAGCTCAGACGACCCTTGAAGATTAA
- a CDS encoding serine/threonine protein kinase encodes MGKYTLLEKLGAGGSGEVYLAFSKMQNDVVQFFALKILSAEQSTNPRAVKMLKREASLANVLKHNSIVSLYECGNEGEDFYVAMDFVKGLPLSRFMHHAMLHKTTIAIEHALYIVRSVAAGLEYARTCKNPESGKPLNIIHRDISPQNIMINFEGEVKIIDFGLARTSEFNEKTQSDQIMGKLKYISPEHAKGEEVRHSSDVFSLGVVFWEMLSGRRFYQDIPDAGIVRWLGDPEHSGLIAYNPAVTPELDEIVAKACAGDVKDRYQSAGELYKDVNSYLNTNYPNFSSHDFQQVIRTVFAKEMSNIDNKLAKYIAKMGGDINPKKFERKFNQYADLVDSLGVIGPKEEPRNVGNTQEAVERFRSSRLAITEKKKQARGMWRNYELKKAISISWKIGTSLILVSMVWSKMVRKDINAFWSDNLNFTKKILGFTGEGDREPSSITKLGLKYPKDPVTVQIRTKPSGAKIYQNGKALRLQTPGLVKVIDERSAEITLEYPGYGIKKVLIKPFEEEVYVDMTD; translated from the coding sequence ATGGGTAAATATACTCTTTTAGAAAAGCTGGGAGCTGGTGGCAGCGGAGAAGTGTATTTGGCCTTTTCAAAAATGCAAAATGACGTCGTGCAATTCTTTGCTCTCAAGATTCTTAGTGCCGAACAATCAACAAACCCACGTGCTGTCAAGATGTTAAAGAGGGAAGCCTCACTGGCCAACGTGCTCAAGCACAATTCAATTGTCTCATTATATGAATGCGGCAATGAAGGTGAAGATTTTTATGTCGCAATGGATTTTGTGAAGGGGTTGCCGCTCAGTCGTTTCATGCACCACGCTATGTTGCACAAAACGACAATTGCGATTGAACACGCTCTGTATATCGTTAGATCTGTCGCTGCCGGTCTCGAGTATGCTCGAACCTGCAAAAATCCTGAGTCTGGAAAACCATTAAATATTATTCATCGAGATATAAGCCCACAGAACATCATGATAAATTTTGAAGGGGAAGTGAAAATAATTGATTTTGGATTGGCCCGTACTTCCGAATTTAATGAAAAAACCCAATCCGATCAAATCATGGGTAAACTAAAATACATCAGCCCAGAGCATGCAAAAGGAGAAGAAGTCAGACACAGCTCAGATGTATTTTCTCTGGGTGTTGTGTTTTGGGAAATGTTGTCGGGAAGACGGTTCTATCAGGATATTCCAGATGCTGGCATCGTGAGATGGCTAGGAGATCCTGAGCATTCCGGATTAATTGCCTACAATCCAGCAGTAACGCCAGAGTTGGACGAAATTGTTGCGAAGGCCTGCGCCGGAGACGTTAAGGATCGCTACCAGTCGGCTGGGGAGCTTTATAAAGACGTTAATTCATATCTAAATACGAATTATCCAAATTTTTCATCTCACGATTTTCAACAAGTGATTAGAACAGTTTTCGCCAAAGAAATGAGCAACATTGATAACAAACTGGCAAAGTACATCGCGAAGATGGGTGGAGACATCAATCCAAAGAAATTTGAAAGGAAGTTCAACCAATATGCAGATCTCGTGGACTCTCTGGGAGTTATTGGGCCCAAAGAAGAGCCGCGGAATGTGGGAAATACTCAAGAAGCAGTTGAGCGATTTCGGAGTTCTCGCCTGGCAATTACCGAAAAGAAAAAACAGGCTCGCGGCATGTGGCGTAATTATGAGTTAAAAAAGGCAATTTCAATTTCTTGGAAAATAGGGACATCTCTTATTCTCGTTTCTATGGTGTGGTCTAAGATGGTAAGAAAGGACATCAACGCATTTTGGTCTGATAACCTCAATTTTACCAAAAAAATTCTTGGGTTTACTGGGGAGGGCGATCGCGAACCTTCCTCAATTACAAAATTGGGTCTAAAATATCCGAAAGATCCTGTCACCGTACAAATTCGAACCAAGCCGTCCGGAGCTAAGATCTATCAAAACGGAAAGGCTCTCAGGCTTCAGACCCCAGGTCTAGTTAAAGTGATAGACGAAAGATCAGCAGAGATAACCCTAGAATATCCAGGATATGGCATTAAGAAAGTGCTCATTAAGCCATTTGAAGAAGAAGTCTACGTGGATATGACTGATTGA
- the ddlA gene encoding D-alanine--D-alanine ligase, whose translation MKNKKIRVGILFGGKSAEHEISLLSARNIIDEIDKNKFEVVMIGVDKMGQWHLDDSAKLFLSSQNPKLIKLDVKGQPVAINPGSGEAPLVASSRMPLDVDVMFPVLHGPMGEDGTVQGLLRLVDIPFVGSDVLGSAVGMDKDVMKRLLRDAGLPVLPWITLDRRRSMGEWNSKKIMDELGPRVFVKPANMGSSIGVNKAENPKELDRAIHEAFLFDNKILIEKGEIVREIEIAVLDGDPPTASVAGEIIPKGDFYSYEAKYVDENGADLVVPAALSSTQLKEVQELALKTFQVLEAAGLARVDFFMTQDERFLVNEINTLPGFTKISMYPTLWKASGVPYGELIEKLIYLAIDRDKKNRRLQTDYSSRD comes from the coding sequence ATGAAAAACAAAAAAATTCGTGTCGGGATACTATTTGGCGGAAAATCAGCAGAACATGAGATCTCTTTGCTCTCAGCGCGTAACATAATAGATGAGATAGATAAGAACAAATTCGAGGTCGTTATGATTGGCGTTGATAAAATGGGTCAATGGCATTTGGACGATTCAGCCAAATTGTTCTTATCGAGTCAGAATCCAAAATTGATAAAATTAGACGTTAAGGGGCAGCCTGTTGCCATTAATCCGGGCTCAGGGGAGGCTCCATTGGTCGCAAGTTCTCGAATGCCGTTGGATGTAGATGTGATGTTCCCAGTCCTCCACGGACCGATGGGGGAGGATGGGACTGTCCAGGGATTGCTGAGACTCGTGGACATTCCTTTTGTAGGCTCAGATGTTTTGGGCTCCGCCGTTGGGATGGACAAGGATGTGATGAAGCGACTGCTTCGTGATGCGGGACTTCCTGTTCTGCCGTGGATAACTTTAGATCGCCGTCGAAGCATGGGGGAATGGAATTCCAAAAAAATTATGGACGAGCTGGGCCCTCGAGTTTTTGTTAAGCCTGCGAATATGGGTTCTTCTATAGGCGTGAACAAAGCGGAAAACCCGAAAGAATTGGATCGAGCCATTCATGAGGCATTTCTCTTTGATAACAAAATCTTAATTGAAAAGGGGGAGATCGTCCGTGAGATTGAAATCGCGGTGTTAGATGGCGATCCTCCAACGGCATCGGTGGCGGGCGAGATCATTCCCAAGGGAGATTTTTATTCCTACGAAGCAAAATATGTCGATGAGAATGGAGCCGACCTCGTCGTACCGGCAGCTTTAAGTTCGACTCAGTTAAAAGAGGTTCAAGAGCTTGCTTTAAAGACCTTTCAGGTTCTTGAAGCGGCCGGCTTGGCGCGTGTAGATTTTTTTATGACTCAGGATGAACGCTTTCTGGTAAATGAGATTAATACTTTGCCTGGCTTTACAAAGATCAGCATGTATCCCACCCTCTGGAAAGCCTCGGGGGTGCCTTATGGTGAGCTTATCGAAAAGTTGATTTATTTAGCTATCGATCGAGATAAGAAGAATCGAAGATTACAGACGGACTATTCTTCCAGAGACTGA